The Pan paniscus chromosome 3, NHGRI_mPanPan1-v2.0_pri, whole genome shotgun sequence genome includes a window with the following:
- the LOC100977043 gene encoding UDP-glucuronosyltransferase 2B11 isoform X5, producing the protein MTLKWTSVLLLIHLSCYFSSGSCGKVLVWAAEYSHWMNMKTILKELVQRGHEVTVLASSASILFDPNDASTLKFEVYPTSVTKTEFENIIMQQVKRWSDIRKDSFWLYFSQEQEILWEFHDIFRNFCKDVVSNKKLMKKLQESRFDIVFADAVFPCGELLAELFNIPFVYSLRFTPGYTIERHSGGLIFPPSYIPIVMSKLSDQMTFMERVKNMIYVLYFDFRFQMCDMKKWDQFYSEVLGRPTTLFETMGKADIWLMRNSWSFQFPHPFLPNVDFVGGLHCKPAKPLPKEMEEFVQSSGENGVVVFSLGSVISNMTAERANVIATALAKIPQKI; encoded by the exons ATGACTCTGAAATGGACTTCAGTTCTTCTGCTGATACATCTCAGTTGTTACTTTAGCTCTGGGAGTTGTGGAAAGGTGCTGGTGTGGGCCGCAGAATACAGCCATTGGATGAATATGAAGACAATCCTGAAAGAGCTTGTTCAGAGAGGTCATGAGGTGACTGTACTGGCATCCTCagcttccattctttttgatcCCAATGATGCATCCACTCTTAAATTTGAAGTTTATCCTACATCTGTAACTAAAACTGAATTTGAGAATATCATCATGCAACAGGTTAAGAGATGGTCAGACATTCGAAAAGATAGCTTTTGGTTATATTTTTCACAAGAACAAGAAATCCTGTGGGAATTTCATGACATATTTAGAAACTTCTGTAAAGATGTAGTTTCAAATAAGAAACTTATGAAAAAACTACAAGAGTCAAGATTTGACATCGTTTTTGCAGATGCTGTTTTTCCCTGTGGTGAGCTGCTGGCTGAGCTATTTAACATACCCTTTGTGTACAGTCTCCGCTTTACACCTGGCTACACAATTGAAAGGCACAGTGGAGGACTGATTTTCCCTCCTTCCTACATACCTATTGTTATGTCAAAATTAAGTGATCAAATGACTTTCATGGAGAGGGTAAAAAATATGATCTATGTGCTTTATTTTGACTTTCGGTTCCAAATGTGTGATATGAAGAAGTGGGATCAGTTTTACAGTGAAGTTTTAG GAAGACCCACTACCTTATTTGAGACAATGGGAAAAGCTGACATATGGCTTATGCGAAACTCCTGGAgttttcaatttcctcatccatTCTTACCAAACGTTGATTTTGTTGGAGGACTCCACTGCAAACCTGCCAAACCCCTACCTAAG gaaATGGAGGAGTTTGTACAGAGCTCTGGAGAAAATGGTGTTGTGGTGTTTTCTCTGGGGTCAGTGATAAGTAACATGACAGCAGAAAGGGCCAATGTAATTGCAACAGCCCTTGCCAAGATCCCACAAAAG ATATAA
- the LOC100977043 gene encoding UDP-glucuronosyltransferase 2B11 isoform X1: MTLKWTSVLLLIHLSCYFSSGSCGKVLVWAAEYSHWMNMKTILKELVQRGHEVTVLASSASILFDPNDASTLKFEVYPTSVTKTEFENIIMQQVKRWSDIRKDSFWLYFSQEQEILWEFHDIFRNFCKDVVSNKKLMKKLQESRFDIVFADAVFPCGELLAELFNIPFVYSLRFTPGYTIERHSGGLIFPPSYIPIVMSKLSDQMTFMERVKNMIYVLYFDFRFQMCDMKKWDQFYSEVLGRPTTLFETMGKADIWLMRNSWSFQFPHPFLPNVDFVGGLHCKPAKPLPKEMEEFVQSSGENGVVVFSLGSVISNMTAERANVIATALAKIPQKVLWRFDGNKPDALGLNTRLYKWIPQNDLLGHPKTRAFITHGGANGIYEAIYHGIPMVGIPLFWDQPDNIAHMKAKGAAVRLDFNTMSSTDLLNALKTVINDPLYKENIMKLSRIQHDQPVKPLDRAVFWIEFVMRHKGAKHLRVAARDLTWFQYHSLDVIGFLLACVATVIFIITKCCLFCFWRFARKGKKGKRD; the protein is encoded by the exons ATGACTCTGAAATGGACTTCAGTTCTTCTGCTGATACATCTCAGTTGTTACTTTAGCTCTGGGAGTTGTGGAAAGGTGCTGGTGTGGGCCGCAGAATACAGCCATTGGATGAATATGAAGACAATCCTGAAAGAGCTTGTTCAGAGAGGTCATGAGGTGACTGTACTGGCATCCTCagcttccattctttttgatcCCAATGATGCATCCACTCTTAAATTTGAAGTTTATCCTACATCTGTAACTAAAACTGAATTTGAGAATATCATCATGCAACAGGTTAAGAGATGGTCAGACATTCGAAAAGATAGCTTTTGGTTATATTTTTCACAAGAACAAGAAATCCTGTGGGAATTTCATGACATATTTAGAAACTTCTGTAAAGATGTAGTTTCAAATAAGAAACTTATGAAAAAACTACAAGAGTCAAGATTTGACATCGTTTTTGCAGATGCTGTTTTTCCCTGTGGTGAGCTGCTGGCTGAGCTATTTAACATACCCTTTGTGTACAGTCTCCGCTTTACACCTGGCTACACAATTGAAAGGCACAGTGGAGGACTGATTTTCCCTCCTTCCTACATACCTATTGTTATGTCAAAATTAAGTGATCAAATGACTTTCATGGAGAGGGTAAAAAATATGATCTATGTGCTTTATTTTGACTTTCGGTTCCAAATGTGTGATATGAAGAAGTGGGATCAGTTTTACAGTGAAGTTTTAG GAAGACCCACTACCTTATTTGAGACAATGGGAAAAGCTGACATATGGCTTATGCGAAACTCCTGGAgttttcaatttcctcatccatTCTTACCAAACGTTGATTTTGTTGGAGGACTCCACTGCAAACCTGCCAAACCCCTACCTAAG gaaATGGAGGAGTTTGTACAGAGCTCTGGAGAAAATGGTGTTGTGGTGTTTTCTCTGGGGTCAGTGATAAGTAACATGACAGCAGAAAGGGCCAATGTAATTGCAACAGCCCTTGCCAAGATCCCACAAAAG GTTCTGTGGAGATTTGACGGGAATAAACCAGATGCCTTAGGTCTCAATACTCGGCTGTACAAGTGGATACCCCAGAATGACCTTCTAG GTCATCCAAAAACCAGAGCTTTTATAACTCATGGTGGAGCCAATGGCATCTATGAGGCAATCTACCATGGGATCCCTATGGTGGGCATTCCATTGTTTTGGGATCAACCTGATAACATTGCTCACATGAAGGCCAAGGGAGCAGCTGTTAGACTGGACTTCAACACAATGTCGAGTACAGACCTGCTGAATGCACTGAAGACAGTAATTAATGATCCTTT ATATAAAGAGAATATTATGAAATTATCAAGAATTCAACATGATCAACCAGTAAAGCCCCTGGATCGAGCAGTCTTCTGGATTGAATTTGTCATGCGCCACAAAGGAGCCAAACACCTTCGAGTTGCAGCCCGTGACCTCACCTGGTTCCAGTACCACTCTTTGGATGTGATTGGGTTTCTCCTGGCTTGTGTGGCAACTGTGATATTTATCATCACAAAGTgttgtctgttttgtttctgGAGGTTTGCtagaaaagggaagaagggaaaaagagaTTAG
- the LOC100977043 gene encoding UDP-glucuronosyltransferase 2B11 isoform X2, with protein sequence MTLKWTSVLLLIHLSCYFSSGSCGKVLVWAAEYSHWMNMKTILKELVQRGHEVTVLASSASILFDPNDASTLKFEVYPTSVTKTEFENIIMQQVKRWSDIRKDSFWLYFSQEQEILWEFHDIFRNFCKDVVSNKKLMKKLQESRFDIVFADAVFPCGRPTTLFETMGKADIWLMRNSWSFQFPHPFLPNVDFVGGLHCKPAKPLPKEMEEFVQSSGENGVVVFSLGSVISNMTAERANVIATALAKIPQKVLWRFDGNKPDALGLNTRLYKWIPQNDLLGHPKTRAFITHGGANGIYEAIYHGIPMVGIPLFWDQPDNIAHMKAKGAAVRLDFNTMSSTDLLNALKTVINDPLYKENIMKLSRIQHDQPVKPLDRAVFWIEFVMRHKGAKHLRVAARDLTWFQYHSLDVIGFLLACVATVIFIITKCCLFCFWRFARKGKKGKRD encoded by the exons ATGACTCTGAAATGGACTTCAGTTCTTCTGCTGATACATCTCAGTTGTTACTTTAGCTCTGGGAGTTGTGGAAAGGTGCTGGTGTGGGCCGCAGAATACAGCCATTGGATGAATATGAAGACAATCCTGAAAGAGCTTGTTCAGAGAGGTCATGAGGTGACTGTACTGGCATCCTCagcttccattctttttgatcCCAATGATGCATCCACTCTTAAATTTGAAGTTTATCCTACATCTGTAACTAAAACTGAATTTGAGAATATCATCATGCAACAGGTTAAGAGATGGTCAGACATTCGAAAAGATAGCTTTTGGTTATATTTTTCACAAGAACAAGAAATCCTGTGGGAATTTCATGACATATTTAGAAACTTCTGTAAAGATGTAGTTTCAAATAAGAAACTTATGAAAAAACTACAAGAGTCAAGATTTGACATCGTTTTTGCAGATGCTGTTTTTCCCTGTG GAAGACCCACTACCTTATTTGAGACAATGGGAAAAGCTGACATATGGCTTATGCGAAACTCCTGGAgttttcaatttcctcatccatTCTTACCAAACGTTGATTTTGTTGGAGGACTCCACTGCAAACCTGCCAAACCCCTACCTAAG gaaATGGAGGAGTTTGTACAGAGCTCTGGAGAAAATGGTGTTGTGGTGTTTTCTCTGGGGTCAGTGATAAGTAACATGACAGCAGAAAGGGCCAATGTAATTGCAACAGCCCTTGCCAAGATCCCACAAAAG GTTCTGTGGAGATTTGACGGGAATAAACCAGATGCCTTAGGTCTCAATACTCGGCTGTACAAGTGGATACCCCAGAATGACCTTCTAG GTCATCCAAAAACCAGAGCTTTTATAACTCATGGTGGAGCCAATGGCATCTATGAGGCAATCTACCATGGGATCCCTATGGTGGGCATTCCATTGTTTTGGGATCAACCTGATAACATTGCTCACATGAAGGCCAAGGGAGCAGCTGTTAGACTGGACTTCAACACAATGTCGAGTACAGACCTGCTGAATGCACTGAAGACAGTAATTAATGATCCTTT ATATAAAGAGAATATTATGAAATTATCAAGAATTCAACATGATCAACCAGTAAAGCCCCTGGATCGAGCAGTCTTCTGGATTGAATTTGTCATGCGCCACAAAGGAGCCAAACACCTTCGAGTTGCAGCCCGTGACCTCACCTGGTTCCAGTACCACTCTTTGGATGTGATTGGGTTTCTCCTGGCTTGTGTGGCAACTGTGATATTTATCATCACAAAGTgttgtctgttttgtttctgGAGGTTTGCtagaaaagggaagaagggaaaaagagaTTAG
- the LOC100977043 gene encoding UDP-glucuronosyltransferase 2B11 isoform X3: MTLKWTSVLLLIHLSCYFSSGSCGKVLVWAAEYSHWMNMKTILKELVQRGHEVTVLASSASILFDPNDASTLKFEVYPTSVTKTEFENIIMQQVKRWSDIRKDSFWFQMCDMKKWDQFYSEVLGRPTTLFETMGKADIWLMRNSWSFQFPHPFLPNVDFVGGLHCKPAKPLPKEMEEFVQSSGENGVVVFSLGSVISNMTAERANVIATALAKIPQKVLWRFDGNKPDALGLNTRLYKWIPQNDLLGHPKTRAFITHGGANGIYEAIYHGIPMVGIPLFWDQPDNIAHMKAKGAAVRLDFNTMSSTDLLNALKTVINDPLYKENIMKLSRIQHDQPVKPLDRAVFWIEFVMRHKGAKHLRVAARDLTWFQYHSLDVIGFLLACVATVIFIITKCCLFCFWRFARKGKKGKRD; this comes from the exons ATGACTCTGAAATGGACTTCAGTTCTTCTGCTGATACATCTCAGTTGTTACTTTAGCTCTGGGAGTTGTGGAAAGGTGCTGGTGTGGGCCGCAGAATACAGCCATTGGATGAATATGAAGACAATCCTGAAAGAGCTTGTTCAGAGAGGTCATGAGGTGACTGTACTGGCATCCTCagcttccattctttttgatcCCAATGATGCATCCACTCTTAAATTTGAAGTTTATCCTACATCTGTAACTAAAACTGAATTTGAGAATATCATCATGCAACAGGTTAAGAGATGGTCAGACATTCGAAAAGATAGCTTTT GGTTCCAAATGTGTGATATGAAGAAGTGGGATCAGTTTTACAGTGAAGTTTTAG GAAGACCCACTACCTTATTTGAGACAATGGGAAAAGCTGACATATGGCTTATGCGAAACTCCTGGAgttttcaatttcctcatccatTCTTACCAAACGTTGATTTTGTTGGAGGACTCCACTGCAAACCTGCCAAACCCCTACCTAAG gaaATGGAGGAGTTTGTACAGAGCTCTGGAGAAAATGGTGTTGTGGTGTTTTCTCTGGGGTCAGTGATAAGTAACATGACAGCAGAAAGGGCCAATGTAATTGCAACAGCCCTTGCCAAGATCCCACAAAAG GTTCTGTGGAGATTTGACGGGAATAAACCAGATGCCTTAGGTCTCAATACTCGGCTGTACAAGTGGATACCCCAGAATGACCTTCTAG GTCATCCAAAAACCAGAGCTTTTATAACTCATGGTGGAGCCAATGGCATCTATGAGGCAATCTACCATGGGATCCCTATGGTGGGCATTCCATTGTTTTGGGATCAACCTGATAACATTGCTCACATGAAGGCCAAGGGAGCAGCTGTTAGACTGGACTTCAACACAATGTCGAGTACAGACCTGCTGAATGCACTGAAGACAGTAATTAATGATCCTTT ATATAAAGAGAATATTATGAAATTATCAAGAATTCAACATGATCAACCAGTAAAGCCCCTGGATCGAGCAGTCTTCTGGATTGAATTTGTCATGCGCCACAAAGGAGCCAAACACCTTCGAGTTGCAGCCCGTGACCTCACCTGGTTCCAGTACCACTCTTTGGATGTGATTGGGTTTCTCCTGGCTTGTGTGGCAACTGTGATATTTATCATCACAAAGTgttgtctgttttgtttctgGAGGTTTGCtagaaaagggaagaagggaaaaagagaTTAG
- the LOC100977043 gene encoding UDP-glucuronosyltransferase 2B11 isoform X4 encodes MTLKWTSVLLLIHLSCYFSSGSCGKVLVWAAEYSHWMNMKTILKELVQRGHEVTVLASSASILFDPNDASTLKFEVYPTSVTKTEFENIIMQQVKRWSDIRKDSFWLYFSQEQEILWEFHDIFRNFCKDVVSNKKLMKKLQESRFDIVFADAVFPCGELLAELFNIPFVYSLRFTPGYTIERHSGGLIFPPSYIPIVMSKLSDQMTFMERVKNMIYVLYFDFRFQMCDMKKWDQFYSEVLGRPTTLFETMGKADIWLMRNSWSFQFPHPFLPNVDFVGGLHCKPAKPLPKEMEEFVQSSGENGVVVFSLGSVISNMTAERANVIATALAKIPQKVLWRFDGNKPDALGLNTRLYKWIPQNDLLDIKRIL; translated from the exons ATGACTCTGAAATGGACTTCAGTTCTTCTGCTGATACATCTCAGTTGTTACTTTAGCTCTGGGAGTTGTGGAAAGGTGCTGGTGTGGGCCGCAGAATACAGCCATTGGATGAATATGAAGACAATCCTGAAAGAGCTTGTTCAGAGAGGTCATGAGGTGACTGTACTGGCATCCTCagcttccattctttttgatcCCAATGATGCATCCACTCTTAAATTTGAAGTTTATCCTACATCTGTAACTAAAACTGAATTTGAGAATATCATCATGCAACAGGTTAAGAGATGGTCAGACATTCGAAAAGATAGCTTTTGGTTATATTTTTCACAAGAACAAGAAATCCTGTGGGAATTTCATGACATATTTAGAAACTTCTGTAAAGATGTAGTTTCAAATAAGAAACTTATGAAAAAACTACAAGAGTCAAGATTTGACATCGTTTTTGCAGATGCTGTTTTTCCCTGTGGTGAGCTGCTGGCTGAGCTATTTAACATACCCTTTGTGTACAGTCTCCGCTTTACACCTGGCTACACAATTGAAAGGCACAGTGGAGGACTGATTTTCCCTCCTTCCTACATACCTATTGTTATGTCAAAATTAAGTGATCAAATGACTTTCATGGAGAGGGTAAAAAATATGATCTATGTGCTTTATTTTGACTTTCGGTTCCAAATGTGTGATATGAAGAAGTGGGATCAGTTTTACAGTGAAGTTTTAG GAAGACCCACTACCTTATTTGAGACAATGGGAAAAGCTGACATATGGCTTATGCGAAACTCCTGGAgttttcaatttcctcatccatTCTTACCAAACGTTGATTTTGTTGGAGGACTCCACTGCAAACCTGCCAAACCCCTACCTAAG gaaATGGAGGAGTTTGTACAGAGCTCTGGAGAAAATGGTGTTGTGGTGTTTTCTCTGGGGTCAGTGATAAGTAACATGACAGCAGAAAGGGCCAATGTAATTGCAACAGCCCTTGCCAAGATCCCACAAAAG GTTCTGTGGAGATTTGACGGGAATAAACCAGATGCCTTAGGTCTCAATACTCGGCTGTACAAGTGGATACCCCAGAATGACCTTCTAG ATATAAAGAGAATATTATGA